In Peptostreptococcus equinus, the DNA window TGAATTATCGACTGAAGAAAAATCAGAAAAGATTAAAGAAAATCCTGCGTATGGAAAGATTATTTGTAGATGCGAAACAGTTTCTGAGGGAGAAATAATAGAAGCAATAAGAAGAAATGCTGGCGCAAAGACAGTTGACGGTGTTAAGAGAAGAGTAAGAGCTGGTATGGGTAGATGCCAAGGTGGTTTTTGTGGACCTAGAGTAATAGAAATACTTGCAAGAGAGTTAAATATAGATCCAACAGAAGTTAGAAAAGATTTGTCTGGTTCAAAAATAGTAGAAAGACATTTAAAAAAATAGGGGGAAATATGTTAAATTACGATTTAGTTGTGATAGGTGGAGGTCCTGCTGGACTTGCAGCTGCAGTTGAAGCTAAAAAGAATGGAATAGATTCTATTTTGATTATAGAAAGAGATAGAGAATTAGGTGGTATATTAAATCAGTGTATACACAGTGGATTTGGACTTCACGAATTTAAAGAAGAACTGGCTGGACCTGAATATGCACAAAGATTTATAGATCAAGTAAACGAATTAGGAATTGAGTATATACTAAATACAATGGTTATAGAGCTTAACAAGGATAAAGAAATAATTGCTCTAAGCGAAGATGGTCTAATTAATATAGGAGCTAAATCTATAGTTCTTGCTATGGGATGTAGAGAAAGAACTGCTGGCGCAGTTGCTATGAATGGATATAGGCCAGCAGGAGTATATACAGCAGGTATGGCTCAGAGAATGATGAATATGGAAGGGCTTATGGTAGGTAAGGAAGTAGTTATTTACGGATCAGGTGACATAGGCCTAATAATGGCAAGAAGAATGACACTCGAAGGAGCTAAGGTCAAGTGTGTAGTAGAAATATCTCCTCAGTCAAGCGGTCTTAATAGAAATATAGCTCAGTGTTTAAATGATTATGATATACCGCTATATTTAAGTCATAATATAAACAAGGTTCACGGAAAAGAAAAAATAGAAGGTGTCACTATATGTAAGGTTGATGAAAAATGGCAACCAATAAAAGGGACTGAACAATACTTCTCTTGTGATACTTTATTATTATCAATAGGATTAATACCAGAAAATGAATTGACGGTAAATGCTGGCATAGAAATTGGTGAAGTTACAAATGGACCTAAAGTCAAATCAAATATGGAAACTAGTATGGAAGGTGTATTTAGTTGTGGAAACGTATTACATGTACATGATATAGTTGACTTTGTTACTAAGGAAAGTAGAGTTGCTGGTAAAAATGCAGCTGACTATATCAAAGGAATAAACGATTCAGATGGAAAAAAACTTTTTGAAACTGAAGCTGGAAATGGAGTTTCTTATGTAATACCAAACTATGTAGTATCTGGTGGAAAAGACGGAGCAAACCTATATTTTAGATCTAGAAAACCTTATAAAAAGGTAGAAGTAAAAGTTCTTATAGGGGATAAAGTAATCAAGACTAAAAAAATGCCTGCTATGATACCTTCTGAAATGGTAAACATTCCACTTAGTCCAGAAGAAATAGCGAATTTAAACGACAAGATAAAAGTGGAGGTGAAAGAGATTGGAAAATAAGAAAGAATTCACTTGCATAGTGTGTCCTGTAGGATGTCATTTGACAGTAACAAAGGAAGAGAATCAGTACAACGTAAATGGTAATACTTGTAAAAGAGGAGAAATATATGCTCAGCAGGAAATGATTGCTCCAAAGCGCAATATAGCATCTACTATCAGAGTTGAAGATGGTTTTTTAAATTTGGTTCCAGTGAAAACTGATAAGCAAATACCTAAAGAAATGATATTCGATGTTATGAAAGAAATAAATAAGTATAGAGTAACAGCACCTATAAAAGTTGGAGATATTTTAATAGAAAATATTCTTGGAACAGGATCAAATATTGTAGCAACTAGAAATATAGCAAAAAATAATTAAAAACAAAAGACTAAATTATACAAAAATATACAAACAGAAAATTGTTACGTAGAAAAATAGAGATTAGTAGAGTCTTAAAAAATAAAAACGACTGACTGTAAGCAAAAATTTATACTATTAAAAAGGCTCTCCTTGAAATTATGGAGAGCTTTTTTAATATATATAGTTAATAAATATAAAAATTATTATTCCTCCAGAAATAACTGATAGACCTATATTTTTGAATTTTATAGAGATAATGCTGATTAATACTAGAGGTATAAGTTTATAATTTTCGATAGAAATGAAAATTTGTCCATTTTTAAAAAAAACGTCCTTTATTATCAAGGCAACGAAAACGCCAAGAGGTATATATTTTATAAATCTTTCAAATTCTTCTGAAGTTCCCTTTTCTCCACTTAGGGCAAAAGGAAGATAGCGAATTAAAAACATAAAAATAAATGAAACAAAGATAATAAAATAGATTAGAAGGTTTTTATTCAACATTTATCCCTCCTTTTATTCTATGTTTTTTATCTAGGAAATAACCAATGCTTGTAACTATTAAGGCTATAATTATAAGATCTAATCCGCCTTGATAGATAGAAAGTACTATAAATGATACTATAATAGCAACAAAAAGCATTAAAATATCTAAATTATCCTTTATTCTAAGGACTGTAAGAACTACAAACATACTAGTCATCATAAAAAATGCTAAGTCTACAGGTATATCAATAATTTCACCAAATAAAGCACCTAATAAATTACCAATCATTCCAAAAAAGCAAGCGAAATATCCTAAATAAAGAGCTTGTTGACTATCCCAATTTTTATCTTTTTCAAACATAATCTTATCTATAGCAAAAGTTTCATCTGTCACCAACAGAGAAAAAAGAATCTTTTTAACGCCCTTTAAATCTCTTACATCATTTATCAAAGACGAGCTATACATTGTATTTCTCAAATTTGTTATTAGTATCGTCACTATAAGATATAGGGAAATTTCAAGTGAAACTCCAGAAGCTAGCATACTAGCAGAAATAAATACAGCACTACCTGAAAATACAAGAACAGCAAACAAAACAACTTGTAATGGATTAAAACCAACCTTTTGAATCATGGCTCCTCCCATAATACCAAGTGCAACATATCCAAAAGCTATAGGTAATGATGTGAAAAAAGCCTTTTTTAATTTATCCTTTTTTGTCATATCTACTCCTATTTTTAAAAATTATAATAAAAACATTATAACATCTGATAATAAGCTATAACAATACTTTAGAATATTCTTATAGCTTATTATCAGATATTATTTATTTAGATTAAATTATTGTGTATAATAAATAGTAGTTTTGATTAGAAAAATATTTAAAAAAGGTGGTGAAAATTTGCAGAATATTAAAATAAGGAACTTAATAATAGAATCCGTTAAAGAATTGGAATGTATTAGTCCTACACCAAGATTAGATGTTGAGATATTGTTATGCCACGTATTGAAAATAGATAAAATAAAATTGATGACATCATATGAATCATATATAGAAGAAAAAGATTTAAAAGAGTTTAAAAATTATATGGAAAAAAGAAAAAAATCAATGCCTATAGCCTATATTATTAATAAAAAGGAATTTATGGGCTATGATTTTTATGTAGATGAAAATGTATTGATACCTAGGCCAGATACAGAATTAATAGTAGAAAAATTATATAATAAAATTAAAGTCGTAAAAAAAGATATTTCTAATGGCATTACTAATAGACATAATAATTTGAAAATATTAGATATGTGTACAGGTTCAGGAGCGATAATAGTCAGTGTTAAAAAACTTATACAAGAAAATGAAGTTGATATAAATGCTGAATTTTATGGTGTAGATTTGTCAAAAGAAGCTCTGAATATATGCAAAAAAAATATTAAAGAGCTATGTGTAGAACCTATAGAATTGATAAATTCAGATCTATTTGCCAGTTCTAAATTTGAAGAGTTAATTGATAGTTTGGATATTATAGTATCAAATCCGCCTTATATTGAAGATGATATAATAAACACATTGAAATCTGATGTGAAGGATTATGAACCTATGATGGCGCTTGTTGGTGGACAGGATGGTATGAGATTTTACAATGCTATTATAGAAGACTCTTTAAAATATTTAAAGAACAATGGATATTTGATATTTGAGTCTGGTCATAATCAAGCAAGAAAGATTGAGAAAAAGATGCTAGAATGTGGATATACTGATATAAATATTTATAAAGATTTACAGGGGTTTGAAAGATGTATTTTAGGAAAATTAGTAAAAATATAGGAAGAAAATTTATGAAATTAAAAAGTACTAAAGTAATTGAAATTAATACATTAGATTAATTGTTAATAATAGGAAAATATGATATAATATTTAATTGATTAATTTAAAAAAGAGTGAAGTTTAATAAGATAAATTGGCGGTGCCAGTTTAATATAGAAAGGTGGATATTAATGCTAAATAAGCTTAAAGTCTTAGAAAATAAGTATAGGGAACTAAGCGATAAGGTTGCAGACCCAGAAATAATTAGCGACCAACCGACTTGGCAGAAATTGATGAAGGAAACTTCTGAAATAGAACCAATTGTTATGAAGTATAGAGAATTTTCAAAGGTAAGTCAGACTATAGAAGAGTCAAAGACAATTCTAGAAGAAGAAAGTGATGAAGATTTAAGAGAATTAGCAAAGATGGAATTGTCTGAAGCTGAAGATCAAATAGGTAAGATAGAAAATGAATTAAAGATATTACTTGTTCCAAAGGATCCTAATGATGAAAAGAATGTTATAGTAGAAGTTAGAGGTGGAGCAGGTGGAGACGAAGCAGCTTTATTTGCGGGAGATTTATTTAGAATGTATAGCAGATATGCTGAAAGAAGAGGTTGGAAAACAACTTTGATGTCTTCAAATGAAACAGGCGTTGGAGGATACAAAGAAGTATCATTTATGATAAAGGGTAAGGGAGCTTATTCAAGGCTTAAGTATGAATCAGGTGTGCATAGAGTTCAAAGAATACCTACAACTGAATCAGGTGGTAGAATACATACATCTACAGCAACTGTTGCTGTACTACCAGAAGTAGATGATGTAGAAATACAGATAAATCCAGAAGATATTCGATTTGATGTATTTAGAGCATCTGGTAACGGTGGTCAGTGTGTAAATACTACGGATTCTGCTGTAAGACTTACTCATATACCAACTGGTGAAGTGGTATCTTGTCAGGATGAAAAATCACAGTTAAAGAATAAAGAAAAAGCTATGAAAGTATTAAAGGCCAGATTATATGATAGAGCCTTAGCTGAACAAAATAAGGATATAGCTGCTGAAAGAAAATCTCAGGTAGGTACTGGAGATAGATCTGAAAGAATAAGAACTTACAATTTCCCACAGGGTAGAGTAAGCGATCATAGAATAAACTTAACTTTATACAAATTAGATGCTTTCTTAGACGGAGATTTAGATGAAATGATAGACGCATTAATAACAGTTGACCAAACTGAAAAAATGTCATCATTCTAATAAAAGTATAAATAGGGGGTCAGTATGGAAACAATAATCAAGAAAATAGACCCAAATAATATAGACCAAGATATAATTGATGAATTTGGAAAAATGATA includes these proteins:
- a CDS encoding NAD(P)/FAD-dependent oxidoreductase, translating into MLNYDLVVIGGGPAGLAAAVEAKKNGIDSILIIERDRELGGILNQCIHSGFGLHEFKEELAGPEYAQRFIDQVNELGIEYILNTMVIELNKDKEIIALSEDGLINIGAKSIVLAMGCRERTAGAVAMNGYRPAGVYTAGMAQRMMNMEGLMVGKEVVIYGSGDIGLIMARRMTLEGAKVKCVVEISPQSSGLNRNIAQCLNDYDIPLYLSHNINKVHGKEKIEGVTICKVDEKWQPIKGTEQYFSCDTLLLSIGLIPENELTVNAGIEIGEVTNGPKVKSNMETSMEGVFSCGNVLHVHDIVDFVTKESRVAGKNAADYIKGINDSDGKKLFETEAGNGVSYVIPNYVVSGGKDGANLYFRSRKPYKKVEVKVLIGDKVIKTKKMPAMIPSEMVNIPLSPEEIANLNDKIKVEVKEIGK
- a CDS encoding DUF1667 domain-containing protein produces the protein MENKKEFTCIVCPVGCHLTVTKEENQYNVNGNTCKRGEIYAQQEMIAPKRNIASTIRVEDGFLNLVPVKTDKQIPKEMIFDVMKEINKYRVTAPIKVGDILIENILGTGSNIVATRNIAKNN
- a CDS encoding AzlD domain-containing protein, with the translated sequence MLNKNLLIYFIIFVSFIFMFLIRYLPFALSGEKGTSEEFERFIKYIPLGVFVALIIKDVFFKNGQIFISIENYKLIPLVLISIISIKFKNIGLSVISGGIIIFIFINYIY
- a CDS encoding AzlC family ABC transporter permease translates to MTKKDKLKKAFFTSLPIAFGYVALGIMGGAMIQKVGFNPLQVVLFAVLVFSGSAVFISASMLASGVSLEISLYLIVTILITNLRNTMYSSSLINDVRDLKGVKKILFSLLVTDETFAIDKIMFEKDKNWDSQQALYLGYFACFFGMIGNLLGALFGEIIDIPVDLAFFMMTSMFVVLTVLRIKDNLDILMLFVAIIVSFIVLSIYQGGLDLIIIALIVTSIGYFLDKKHRIKGGINVE
- the prmC gene encoding peptide chain release factor N(5)-glutamine methyltransferase, with amino-acid sequence MQNIKIRNLIIESVKELECISPTPRLDVEILLCHVLKIDKIKLMTSYESYIEEKDLKEFKNYMEKRKKSMPIAYIINKKEFMGYDFYVDENVLIPRPDTELIVEKLYNKIKVVKKDISNGITNRHNNLKILDMCTGSGAIIVSVKKLIQENEVDINAEFYGVDLSKEALNICKKNIKELCVEPIELINSDLFASSKFEELIDSLDIIVSNPPYIEDDIINTLKSDVKDYEPMMALVGGQDGMRFYNAIIEDSLKYLKNNGYLIFESGHNQARKIEKKMLECGYTDINIYKDLQGFERCILGKLVKI
- the prfA gene encoding peptide chain release factor 1; the encoded protein is MLNKLKVLENKYRELSDKVADPEIISDQPTWQKLMKETSEIEPIVMKYREFSKVSQTIEESKTILEEESDEDLRELAKMELSEAEDQIGKIENELKILLVPKDPNDEKNVIVEVRGGAGGDEAALFAGDLFRMYSRYAERRGWKTTLMSSNETGVGGYKEVSFMIKGKGAYSRLKYESGVHRVQRIPTTESGGRIHTSTATVAVLPEVDDVEIQINPEDIRFDVFRASGNGGQCVNTTDSAVRLTHIPTGEVVSCQDEKSQLKNKEKAMKVLKARLYDRALAEQNKDIAAERKSQVGTGDRSERIRTYNFPQGRVSDHRINLTLYKLDAFLDGDLDEMIDALITVDQTEKMSSF